One window of Medicago truncatula cultivar Jemalong A17 chromosome 2, MtrunA17r5.0-ANR, whole genome shotgun sequence genomic DNA carries:
- the LOC11414095 gene encoding protein ALTERED PHOSPHATE STARVATION RESPONSE 1 → MGCVLSSIDEDGRVGICKERKKVIKQLVCNREEFSDALLAYLKALRNTGATLRQFTESDTLELDFASTGLPEAPPSPPPDLLPPPLPPFLAEKSSMHIGEAEILENDGTGNFVHMLQIDQGLSSSLLFQPVDKVEAVESFEEENWEETKTEFEDEVQDSEADVSVGRSRSGKQPVKEPVDDSSSAITLFRKETHVTKAMPVVIGRSGRSLEGIVKELDDHFLKASACIKEIAVLIDISSGDTLLRQNSGRHPSKRTNSARVFSVLSWSRHTKSSTFTKDDAEFSSPSEPCRPGAHCATLKKLYAAEKKLYKAVKEEGITKLEFERKSLSLKKQEDENLDLVKIDKIRSNVEKLESDLISLRQCISETTSSILELIDEELLPQLVALTAGLSQMWRIMHGCHQSQALISQQLSNLGDNHNTILNSEYHHQATIQFESEASYWYNSFCKLVKSQQEYVRTLSKWIQLTNCLRDGHESSNHSSIRTICEQWELGLDGLPDKEVADAIKNLLLSIRSIIAQQAEEDNILKKLEKLERKLQRCSTSLAEMQRKIELNFEDDGDEGNISPRHPLFHKKAETEALKKQVESVKADYLDSVQYSRTMTLDNLRTRLPHLFVSLMEFSSASSQAIEAINSQSSQ, encoded by the exons ATGGGCTGTGTGTTATCAAGTATTGATGAGGATGGAAGGGTTGGCATATGCAAGGAAAGGAAGAAGGTAATCAAACAGTTAGTTTGTAATAGAGAGGAGTTTTCTGATGCCTTATTAGCTTATTTGAAAGCGTTGAGGAACACCGGTGCCACACTTAGGCAGTTCACCGAGTCCGATACATTAGAATTGGACTTTGCCTCTACTGGCCTGCCTGAAGCCCCGCCTTCCCCGCCACCTGATTTGCTACCTCCACCGCTGCCTCCTTTTCTTGCTGAAAAGAGTTCTATGCACATTGGCGAAGCTGAAATACTAGAGAATGATGGCACTGGCAACTTTGTTCATATGCTGCAAATTGACCAAGGTTTGAGCTCGTCGTTGCTATTTCAACCTGTGGATAAAGTAGAAGCTGTAGAGTCGTTTGAGGAGGAGAATTGGGAAGAAACCAAAACTGAATTTGAGGATGAAGTCCAAGATTCAGAAGCTGATGTAAGTGTGGGAAGATCACGTAGCGGGAAGCAACCGGTCAAAGAACCAGTTGATGATAGTTCCTCTGCTATTACTTTGTTTAGAAAAGAAACTCATGTTACTAAAGCTATGCCCGTGGTGATTGGTAGAAGTGGGAGATCATTGGAGGGTATAGTTAAAGAGTTAGACGATCATTTCCTGAAAGCATCAGCGTGTATAAAGGAAATCGCTGTTCTTATTGATATCAGCAGCGGAGATACTCTTCTTCGGCAAAATTCTGGTCGTCATCCAA GCAAGAGAACCAATTCTGCAAGGGTATTTAGCGTACTATCATGGAGTAGGCACACTAAGTCATCCACGTTCACCAAAGATGACGCTGAGTTTTCTAGTCCTAGTGAACCATGCAGGCCGGGAGCTCATTGTGCCacacttaaaaaattatatgcggCAGAGAAGAAACTTTACAAGGCAGTAAAG GAGGAGGGAATTACCAAATTGGAGTTTGAGAggaagtcattgtcattgaaaAAACAAGAGGATGAGAACCTTGATTTGgttaaaattgacaaaattcgATCAAATGTTGAGAAATTGGAGTCTGATTTGATAAGCCTGCGGCAGTGCATCAGTGAAACAACTTCATCCATTTTGGAACTTATAGATGAAGAGCTTTTACCCCAGTTGGTTGCATTAACTGCCGG GTTGTCACAAATGTGGAGGATAATGCATGGATGTCATCAGTCACAGGCACTGATCTCCCAGCAGCTGAGTAACCTCGGTGATAACCATAATACAATTCTAAATTCTGAATATCATCATCAAGCTACAATTCAGTTTGAAAGTGAGGCTTCTTATTGGTATAACAGCTTCTGTAAACTTGTAAAATCGCAACAAGAGTATGTAAGGACCCTCAGTAAGTGGATTCAGCTTACCAACTGCTTAAGGGATGGTCATGAAAGCAGCAACCACTCTTCTATTCGCACCATTTGTGAACAGTGGGAGCTTGGGCTTGATGGATTACCTGATAAG GAGGTGGCTGATGCAATAAAAAACCTTCTATTATCCATACGTTCCATAATTGCTCAACAGGCCGAGGAAGATAACATTCTGAAAAAGTTGGAAAAACTTGAAAGAAAGTTGCAAAGGTGCTCGACGTCCCTGGCCGAGATGCagagaaaaattgaattaaactttgaagatgatggtgatgaagGTAATATAAGCCCAAGGCATCCGCTATTTCATAAAAAAGCGGAAACAGAAGCCTTAAAGAAGCAAGTGGAAAGTGTGAAAGCAGATTATTTGGATTCTGTTCAGTATAGTAGAACCATGACCCTTGATAACCTCAGAACTAGACTTCCACATCTCTTCGTGTCACTGATGGAATTTTCAAGTGCTTCCTCTCAAGCAATTGAGGCTATTAATTCTCAGTCAAGCCAATAG